The Methanobrevibacter arboriphilus JCM 13429 = DSM 1125 region CATCCCATTCTTGTTAATGATGCTGTTTTAAAAATATATTCTGCTGGAGCCAAATCTATAGCTGGTACAGATTCATTAAAATCAGAAGTTAGCTGTATCTCAATAGCTAAAGTCATAGCAGATGCAATAAGATAATAAAAATTAAAAACAGTTATAAAAATAATAAAAAACTAAAGACAATAATAAAATTAAAATTATAATAAAACTAATAAAAATAAAAAATAAATCCTAAATTAATTAGGATTTGCTAGGTATATCACATGCATTTAAAGGTCTTTTAGGAACTTTATCAGCTACCGCACTACTAATCTTTTTCATTTTTTTTATCAAACTATTTTTTTCACTACAACCAATAAGAATGTTTTCTAAAACATCACTTAAAGTATCAACAGGAATAATCTCAATTGCATCCTCATACTTCTTCTCAATCATAACATCTTTCATGTTAGATCTTGGAATAAGAACTTTTTTAATTCCTGCTTCAGCTGCAGCTTCTATTTTACTAGTAGCTCCACCAATTGGCAATACATCTCCACGAACACTAAGTGATCCAGTTAAAGCAACAGTTTGATCAATTGGAATCTCTTCAATAGCTGAAATAACAGCTGCTGCAATTGAAACACTTGCACTATCACCTTCAACTCCATCATAGGTTTGTAAAAACTGAATGTGAATATCATACAGAGAAATATCAGTACCAGTGTGCTTTTTGATTAGTGCACTAACGTTTTGAACAGATTCTTTAGCTATTTCACCCAATTTACCTGTAGCAATGATTTTTCCTTCCCTTTTACTTTGAGCAGGAGCAGCTTCTGCAGCTATTGGTAACATTAAACCACTTCTATCTCCAATTACAGATAAACCATTAACAATACCAATTTTTCCACCTTCAGGATTGAATACTGCATACTCTTTTCTTTGAATAATAGACCTATCAGCAATTTGTTGTTCTAATGTTCTAGAATACTTTTTAGCTGTTAAAACATGTTCTGCATGAACAAGATTAGCTCCTTCTTCTTTAGCTACATCACCTGCTGCACGAACAAGCCCTCCAAGATCTCTAAGTCGTAAAGTAAGAGATTCTTTTTTACCAGCTCTTCTCTTAGCTTCTCTTATAATTTCATCCAATGCTTCTGGTGAAAAATGAGGAATTCTACCATCGTTTTTAACTTCTTGAGCTACAAACTGAATAAGTTTCTTCCTATTTTCTTTTGTATCTGGCATGTTATCCTTCATAAAGACTTCATAACCATAACCCCTAATTCTAGAACGCATTGCAATATGCATACCTTCTAAAACTTGAATGTTACCTGATGCAACAAGAACAAAATCACATGGAACTGCTTGAGAACGAACCATAGCCCCACTACTGTTTTCACTTTGACCAGTTATAGAGTATTTTTTCTCTTGCATAGCTGAAAGGAGTTCTTGTTGAGTTTTCATGGTCATTGTACCAATTTCATCAATGTATAAAACTCCACGATTAGCTTTATGAATCATACCAGGTTCAACACGCTCATGTGCAGGAGTACCAAGACCACCAGATTGATAAGGGTCATGACGAACATCTCCTAAAAGTGCACCTGCATGAGCACCAGTAGCATCTTCAAATGGTGCAAATCT contains the following coding sequences:
- the lonB gene encoding ATP-dependent protease LonB; the protein is MLDYEDIGSTKDIDVPPLLIDQVIGHEESVETIKKAAKQRRNVLLIGDPGVGKSMIAKGMAELLPPEVLQDVLVYPNAEDSNNPLIRTVPSGDGKRIVMANKSTTKGYEEKKLIVTMILIAGVLALGFIYRTQLLFAILAALFIFFISMQIKPKNITMAPKLLVNNSEKRFAPFEDATGAHAGALLGDVRHDPYQSGGLGTPAHERVEPGMIHKANRGVLYIDEIGTMTMKTQQELLSAMQEKKYSITGQSENSSGAMVRSQAVPCDFVLVASGNIQVLEGMHIAMRSRIRGYGYEVFMKDNMPDTKENRKKLIQFVAQEVKNDGRIPHFSPEALDEIIREAKRRAGKKESLTLRLRDLGGLVRAAGDVAKEEGANLVHAEHVLTAKKYSRTLEQQIADRSIIQRKEYAVFNPEGGKIGIVNGLSVIGDRSGLMLPIAAEAAPAQSKREGKIIATGKLGEIAKESVQNVSALIKKHTGTDISLYDIHIQFLQTYDGVEGDSASVSIAAAVISAIEEIPIDQTVALTGSLSVRGDVLPIGGATSKIEAAAEAGIKKVLIPRSNMKDVMIEKKYEDAIEIIPVDTLSDVLENILIGCSEKNSLIKKMKKISSAVADKVPKRPLNACDIPSKS